One Pseudodesulfovibrio senegalensis DNA segment encodes these proteins:
- a CDS encoding phage GP46 family protein, translating into MIARIEQNADGCGFDLVRDPDTGRIQLSGTEQQRQTSLTIMSVFSNRLAEGGDELPARRGYWGDYLLPRIAGSEDRLGSKLWTLSREVIRQQVGRTKRTGCDEMHQANAWGNFAGRGLATDVNRV; encoded by the coding sequence ATGATAGCACGCATCGAGCAGAATGCCGACGGCTGCGGTTTCGATCTGGTGCGCGATCCGGACACCGGGCGGATTCAACTGTCCGGCACCGAGCAGCAACGCCAGACCTCGCTGACCATCATGTCCGTTTTTTCCAACCGGCTGGCCGAGGGCGGCGACGAGCTGCCAGCGAGGCGCGGCTACTGGGGCGATTATCTGCTGCCGCGTATCGCGGGCAGTGAGGACAGGCTCGGTTCCAAACTCTGGACCCTCTCGCGCGAGGTCATCCGGCAGCAGGTGGGACGGACGAAAAGGACCGGATGTGATGAAATGCATCAGGCAAATGCGTGGGGAAATTTTGCCGGGCGTGGATTGGCAACAGACGTGAATCGAGTGTAG
- a CDS encoding MoaD/ThiS family protein codes for MKIIVKCFATLAPHLPENSDDFPINKGETVAEVAQRIGIDPDEINLIFVNSARAYLDTELQDGDRLGLFPAVGGG; via the coding sequence ATGAAAATCATCGTGAAATGCTTTGCCACGCTGGCCCCTCACCTGCCTGAAAATTCAGATGATTTCCCTATCAATAAGGGAGAAACCGTTGCGGAAGTCGCCCAAAGGATCGGCATCGATCCCGACGAGATCAACCTGATCTTCGTCAACAGCGCCCGCGCCTATCTGGACACTGAACTGCAGGATGGTGACAGGCTCGGCCTTTTCCCGGCAGTGGGTGGCGGCTGA
- a CDS encoding YibE/F family protein: MSEQRTARNRDRFLVIFFCFLTGILYFVPSGFEGHVRQDSIRSKAKILSVDNANVQIFGMIQKGEQDVTMEILDGPFAGQRFDGYNQLLGQMDRDKIFKPGDTALAVISLDQHGGVELVNPSDHYRLDLELFLLLLFSGLLLLFGGWTGAKALLSFLFTAMTIWKVLVPLLLQGMNPILLSLGIVAFLTASVIFLVAGPTRTGVVAFMGALLGVATSCFLAEYFAGQFHVHGAVMPFAETLLYSGYGHLNLTHIYVAAVFIASSGAVMDLAMDVAASMNEVVEKKPDISRAEAFRSGIRVGRAVVGTMTTTLLLAYSGGFITLLMAFMAQGIPLANTFNFIYVAVEILKTLVGSFGLVTVGPFTAMIGALLYARRRDVVSVE, translated from the coding sequence ATGTCAGAACAACGCACCGCACGAAATCGTGACAGGTTTCTCGTCATCTTTTTTTGTTTTCTCACCGGGATTTTGTATTTTGTTCCTTCGGGGTTCGAAGGCCATGTCCGGCAGGATTCCATTCGCAGCAAGGCCAAGATTCTCTCCGTGGACAATGCCAACGTGCAGATATTCGGCATGATCCAGAAGGGCGAACAGGATGTGACCATGGAAATACTGGACGGTCCTTTTGCCGGACAGCGTTTTGACGGCTACAACCAGTTGCTGGGCCAGATGGACCGGGACAAGATATTCAAACCCGGGGACACGGCTTTGGCCGTGATCAGTCTGGACCAGCATGGCGGTGTGGAGCTGGTCAATCCCTCCGACCATTATCGGCTTGATCTGGAGTTGTTTTTGCTGCTGCTTTTTTCCGGGCTTTTGCTGTTGTTCGGCGGGTGGACCGGTGCCAAGGCTTTGCTTTCCTTTCTTTTTACAGCGATGACCATATGGAAGGTGTTGGTGCCGCTTTTGTTGCAGGGCATGAATCCCATTCTTCTTTCCCTTGGCATCGTGGCATTTTTGACTGCCTCGGTGATTTTTCTGGTGGCCGGTCCCACACGGACAGGAGTGGTCGCTTTTATGGGTGCCTTGCTTGGCGTGGCAACAAGTTGTTTTCTGGCGGAATATTTTGCTGGGCAGTTTCACGTGCATGGCGCGGTCATGCCGTTTGCCGAGACCCTTTTGTATTCCGGCTATGGGCATCTGAACCTGACGCATATTTATGTTGCGGCGGTGTTTATCGCCTCATCTGGTGCCGTCATGGATTTGGCCATGGATGTGGCGGCCAGCATGAACGAAGTGGTCGAAAAAAAGCCCGATATTTCGCGTGCCGAGGCGTTCCGTTCCGGAATCCGGGTCGGCAGGGCGGTTGTTGGGACCATGACAACCACGCTTTTGCTGGCCTATTCGGGCGGGTTCATCACTCTGCTCATGGCCTTCATGGCACAGGGGATTCCGTTAGCCAATACGTTCAACTTCATCTATGTGGCCGTGGAGATTCTCAAGACATTGGTGGGCAGCTTCGGGCTGGTGACAGTGGGACCGTTCACAGCCATGATCGGCGCGTTGCTGTATGCTCGGCGTCGAGATGTCGTCAGCGTCGAATGA
- a CDS encoding NAD(P)/FAD-dependent oxidoreductase, protein MQNPTPYDVVILGSGPAGIQAAIHSARKKARTLMLGRVTNSSLYWAHVENYCCMFKISGEEILRTGREQAAGFGAEFMEQDVLSISKQDGLFSIVPENDEVITTKSIIIAMGTTRNKLGVPGEKRLLGKGVSYCVDCDAGFYRNDIVAVAGCGSAAAGGALALTQYASAVHLVCDKLDIADALKQRLKESSVTIHEGRSITEIKGENAVQSINMDDGSNIDVAGVFIELGAKGVLELASELGIALDDNMRYVTVDRKMQTNVEGIYAAGDITGPPLQMAKAVGEGCVAGVEAAVFAKRLKRD, encoded by the coding sequence ATGCAGAATCCCACTCCATACGATGTCGTCATTCTCGGTTCCGGGCCGGCCGGCATTCAGGCCGCCATCCACTCGGCGCGCAAAAAAGCCCGCACGCTCATGCTCGGACGAGTCACCAACAGCAGCCTGTACTGGGCACACGTAGAAAACTACTGCTGCATGTTCAAAATCAGCGGCGAGGAAATACTCAGAACCGGCCGGGAACAGGCCGCTGGATTCGGCGCGGAATTCATGGAACAGGATGTCCTTTCCATTTCCAAACAGGACGGCCTCTTTTCAATCGTTCCGGAAAATGACGAGGTCATCACGACAAAAAGCATTATCATCGCCATGGGGACCACCAGAAACAAACTGGGAGTTCCGGGAGAAAAACGCCTGCTTGGCAAAGGCGTCAGTTATTGCGTGGACTGCGATGCCGGATTCTACCGCAACGACATAGTGGCCGTTGCCGGTTGCGGCAGTGCCGCTGCAGGAGGAGCCTTGGCCCTGACCCAGTATGCCTCTGCCGTCCATCTTGTCTGCGACAAGTTGGATATAGCAGATGCCCTCAAACAACGCCTCAAGGAAAGCTCCGTAACCATCCACGAAGGCAGATCGATCACTGAAATCAAGGGAGAAAACGCTGTTCAGTCGATCAACATGGATGACGGTTCCAACATCGACGTGGCGGGCGTTTTCATTGAGTTGGGGGCCAAGGGGGTTCTCGAATTGGCCAGCGAACTGGGAATCGCTCTGGACGACAACATGCGGTACGTAACCGTAGACAGAAAAATGCAAACCAATGTGGAAGGCATATACGCGGCGGGAGACATAACCGGTCCACCGTTGCAAATGGCCAAGGCTGTGGGAGAAGGTTGCGTGGCGGGCGTCGAGGCTGCAGTGTTCGCCAAACGACTCAAACGTGATTGA
- a CDS encoding PilZ domain-containing protein — protein MKKQGVIMILSVGDKVLMQYAALGDRLLGVVTDIRPGESIVVYSPLSSLARTRLRENSTALLKYVHEGILKGYRTRVVLDALNGDSLVTLAYPLEEVFVERRNEPRCPCCFPARITLDQVEYKGHVVDVSPRAVRVRFEKDGPGLDAFDQNRDVHLAFHVFEPENRYSALCSVLKSFMADSAVYVVLTIRDGEAVRDTLARYVEDQCRGGALNHV, from the coding sequence TTGAAGAAGCAAGGAGTAATCATGATTTTGTCGGTGGGAGACAAGGTGCTCATGCAATATGCGGCATTGGGCGACCGCCTGTTGGGTGTCGTCACCGACATCCGTCCGGGCGAATCCATAGTCGTTTATTCACCGTTGTCTTCCCTCGCAAGAACGCGGTTGCGCGAAAACAGCACGGCGTTGCTGAAGTATGTGCATGAAGGTATTCTCAAGGGATACAGGACCCGCGTTGTCCTTGACGCATTGAATGGCGACAGTCTCGTTACGCTTGCCTATCCTCTTGAAGAGGTTTTTGTGGAACGTCGAAACGAGCCTCGTTGCCCATGTTGTTTTCCGGCCCGTATCACTTTGGATCAGGTCGAGTACAAAGGGCATGTTGTTGACGTTTCTCCCCGGGCCGTTCGTGTACGTTTTGAAAAGGATGGTCCCGGTCTTGATGCTTTTGATCAAAACCGGGACGTTCATTTGGCTTTTCACGTTTTCGAGCCGGAGAATCGCTACAGCGCCTTGTGTTCGGTGCTCAAGTCATTCATGGCCGACAGTGCAGTGTATGTGGTGTTGACAATTCGCGATGGCGAGGCCGTCCGCGATACCCTCGCGCGATACGTGGAAGATCAGTGTCGCGGAGGAGCACTCAATCACGTTTGA
- a CDS encoding potassium:proton antiporter, whose protein sequence is MFLKLCILFWCGCLGALAWQGGCHLLGADASLTVADAIQPFLDLNSLTLLQHIPLEWAAKLTYVLVTTQLALALWWIGLFFCVTGALLKIIRR, encoded by the coding sequence ATGTTCTTGAAACTATGCATACTTTTCTGGTGCGGCTGTCTTGGCGCACTGGCGTGGCAGGGCGGCTGCCACCTGTTGGGGGCCGATGCATCCCTGACCGTGGCCGATGCGATCCAGCCTTTTCTGGACCTGAACAGCCTGACCCTTTTGCAACACATCCCTCTTGAATGGGCCGCAAAACTCACCTATGTGCTGGTCACGACCCAACTGGCCTTGGCCCTGTGGTGGATCGGTCTTTTCTTCTGCGTAACCGGAGCTCTCTTGAAAATCATTCGACGCTGA
- a CDS encoding alkaline phosphatase, with translation MIIGNKTMKSFIAILIMAAVMISGSIDARAAKGAKYVFFFIGDGMGIPQRTAAEQFTGKKLLIDTMPAQGITTTYANDRFITGSAASATALASGQKTNINYIGVDPNFKAVKTVAEMAKEQGKKVGIVSSVSIDHATPAAFYAHVKTRKMYHEIDCALANSGFDFFGGGGLKDPAGKKSKKPLGDALKMAKDNGYRIINNKRDFMALKPGDGKVLAWNEWLQDGKAMPYVMDMTDKDITLPEFTGKAIEMLDNDKGFFLMVEGGKIDWACHANDATASLINTRSFDDSVKVAMDFYKKHPDETLIIVTGDHECGGLTLGFAGTKYSSNFKLLNAQKTSFQKFSDEIIKKFKADNGANASFNAMKPIITANFGLKFEGDAKADPLVLAPYEVEMVKASFDRSMRGDKEGSKDSETYLLYGEYEPLTVSLTHILNNKAGLAWTSYKHTGVPVSTSAIGVGSEAFNGYYDNTDVAKKVMSAMGIAPRVYAAK, from the coding sequence ATGATTATCGGCAACAAGACAATGAAATCATTCATTGCCATTCTGATTATGGCTGCTGTCATGATTTCCGGCAGCATTGATGCCCGGGCCGCAAAAGGCGCGAAGTATGTCTTTTTCTTCATCGGCGACGGCATGGGCATCCCCCAGCGCACCGCAGCCGAGCAGTTCACCGGCAAGAAACTGCTCATCGACACCATGCCTGCACAGGGCATTACCACGACCTACGCCAACGACCGTTTCATCACCGGGTCCGCGGCTTCTGCCACGGCGCTTGCCTCGGGCCAGAAGACCAATATCAACTATATTGGCGTGGACCCGAATTTCAAGGCGGTCAAGACCGTTGCTGAAATGGCCAAGGAGCAGGGCAAGAAGGTCGGCATCGTTTCCAGCGTTTCCATTGACCATGCCACCCCGGCCGCTTTCTATGCTCACGTGAAGACCCGCAAGATGTATCATGAGATTGATTGTGCGCTGGCCAACAGCGGTTTTGACTTTTTTGGCGGCGGCGGTTTGAAGGATCCGGCAGGAAAGAAGTCCAAGAAACCTCTGGGCGATGCCCTGAAAATGGCCAAGGACAACGGCTACAGGATCATCAACAACAAGCGTGATTTCATGGCGCTGAAACCCGGCGACGGCAAGGTGTTGGCCTGGAACGAATGGCTGCAGGACGGCAAGGCCATGCCGTATGTCATGGACATGACCGACAAGGACATCACCCTGCCTGAATTTACCGGCAAGGCCATTGAAATGCTGGACAACGACAAGGGCTTTTTCCTGATGGTCGAAGGCGGCAAGATTGACTGGGCATGTCATGCCAACGACGCCACCGCGTCCCTGATTAACACCCGCTCCTTTGACGATTCGGTCAAGGTGGCCATGGATTTCTACAAGAAGCATCCTGATGAAACCCTGATCATCGTCACCGGCGACCACGAATGCGGCGGTCTGACCCTCGGTTTTGCCGGAACCAAGTATTCCTCCAACTTCAAGCTGCTCAATGCCCAGAAAACCTCCTTCCAGAAGTTCTCGGACGAAATCATCAAGAAGTTCAAGGCAGACAATGGTGCCAATGCTTCCTTCAACGCGATGAAGCCGATCATCACCGCCAATTTCGGCCTGAAGTTCGAAGGTGACGCCAAGGCGGATCCTCTGGTGCTGGCTCCGTATGAGGTAGAAATGGTCAAGGCTTCCTTTGACCGCTCCATGAGGGGCGACAAGGAAGGTTCCAAGGACAGTGAAACGTATTTGCTCTATGGTGAATATGAACCGCTGACCGTTTCCCTGACTCACATTCTGAACAACAAGGCCGGTCTTGCCTGGACTTCCTACAAGCATACCGGCGTCCCGGTTTCCACCTCCGCCATCGGTGTGGGGTCCGAAGCATTCAACGGCTATTATGACAATACCGACGTGGCCAAGAAGGTCATGAGCGCCATGGGCATCGCTCCCAGGGTGTACGCGGCCAAATAA
- a CDS encoding aldehyde ferredoxin oxidoreductase family protein produces MRILRINTRTREYSFEDMGQYANLGGRALTSRLINTEVPANCHPLSAENKLVIAGGILAGSTAANSGRVSVGAKSPLTGGIKESNSGGLFAHKMPKLNLLAIVFEDKPEADAPFCTVFISGDKVEFKDASNIVGMDNYPAHDKLLDEYGDKLIAALVGPVGEKCGKTATIQFTDPYKRPARSAGRGGMGAVLGSKKVKAIVLDPEANEPYKPVDAEAFKTARKEWVGILKNHPVTSQGLPGFGTAVLVNVINEAGALPTKNFRYGQCDHAADISGEKIAELIEARGGKVKEGCHTGCVIQCSQQYNDKNGEYLTSGFEYETIWALGANSMIKDIDAIATMDRICDEKGMDTIEIGNSVAIAMEGGIIPWGDGQAAIDLLQKCGSEDHLGRIIANGVDFCGGAFGVDRLPTCKGQSLPAYDPRAVKGVGVTYATTPMGGDHTAGYGVCQNVLKVGGDVDGLGKEGNVETSKNLQIATASIDALGMCLFVAFAVLDAENGAQIMADLVTAQTGKPFSVDDFLALGVNCLKDELDFNKRAGFTKTDDQLPRFFSTEKLPPHNVVWDFSVEELQAAKVE; encoded by the coding sequence ATGAGAATTTTGCGCATCAATACCCGAACCCGGGAATATTCTTTTGAAGACATGGGGCAATACGCCAACCTCGGCGGACGCGCCCTGACTTCACGGCTCATCAACACGGAAGTTCCGGCAAACTGCCATCCGCTGAGCGCGGAAAACAAGCTCGTCATTGCCGGCGGCATTCTGGCAGGCTCCACCGCAGCCAACTCCGGCAGAGTCTCCGTGGGTGCAAAATCCCCGCTGACCGGCGGCATCAAGGAATCCAATTCCGGCGGTCTGTTTGCCCACAAAATGCCCAAACTCAACCTGCTGGCCATCGTCTTTGAAGACAAACCCGAAGCCGATGCACCCTTCTGCACGGTCTTCATTTCCGGCGACAAGGTGGAATTCAAGGACGCTTCCAATATCGTGGGCATGGACAACTACCCTGCCCACGACAAGCTGCTGGACGAATACGGCGACAAACTCATTGCCGCCCTTGTCGGCCCTGTGGGCGAAAAATGCGGCAAGACCGCAACAATCCAGTTCACGGACCCGTACAAACGCCCGGCCCGCTCCGCAGGTCGCGGCGGCATGGGTGCGGTGCTGGGCTCCAAAAAGGTCAAGGCAATCGTACTTGATCCCGAAGCCAACGAGCCGTACAAGCCGGTCGACGCCGAAGCGTTCAAGACCGCACGCAAGGAATGGGTGGGCATCCTCAAAAACCACCCTGTCACCAGCCAGGGCCTGCCCGGATTCGGCACCGCCGTTCTGGTCAACGTGATCAACGAAGCCGGGGCACTGCCCACCAAGAACTTCCGTTACGGTCAATGCGACCACGCAGCCGACATTTCCGGCGAGAAAATCGCCGAACTCATTGAAGCACGCGGCGGCAAGGTCAAGGAAGGCTGTCATACCGGTTGCGTCATCCAGTGCTCCCAGCAGTACAACGACAAAAACGGTGAATACCTGACCTCGGGTTTCGAATACGAAACCATCTGGGCACTCGGCGCCAACTCCATGATCAAGGACATCGACGCCATTGCCACCATGGACCGCATCTGTGATGAAAAAGGCATGGATACAATCGAAATCGGCAACTCGGTCGCCATTGCAATGGAAGGCGGAATCATTCCGTGGGGGGATGGCCAAGCCGCCATCGACCTGCTGCAAAAATGCGGATCCGAAGACCATCTGGGCCGCATCATCGCCAACGGCGTGGACTTCTGCGGCGGAGCATTTGGCGTGGACCGCCTGCCCACCTGCAAAGGCCAATCCCTACCTGCATACGACCCGCGCGCGGTCAAGGGCGTTGGCGTAACGTACGCCACCACCCCCATGGGCGGCGACCACACCGCAGGCTACGGCGTGTGCCAGAACGTGCTCAAGGTCGGCGGCGACGTGGACGGCCTTGGCAAGGAAGGCAACGTGGAGACCTCCAAGAACCTGCAAATCGCCACGGCCTCCATCGACGCCCTGGGCATGTGCCTGTTCGTGGCCTTTGCTGTTCTGGATGCGGAAAACGGAGCACAGATCATGGCTGATCTCGTGACCGCGCAAACCGGAAAACCCTTCAGCGTGGACGACTTCCTGGCCCTTGGCGTCAACTGCCTCAAGGACGAGCTGGACTTCAACAAACGCGCCGGATTCACCAAGACCGACGACCAGCTCCCGCGCTTCTTCTCCACCGAAAAACTGCCGCCGCACAATGTGGTCTGGGATTTCTCGGTCGAAGAACTGCAGGCCGCCAAGGTAGAATAA